The following are encoded together in the Lactuca sativa cultivar Salinas chromosome 1, Lsat_Salinas_v11, whole genome shotgun sequence genome:
- the LOC111894729 gene encoding F-box protein GID2, which yields MLKRSLPVDHFHHRKNMNNKKIKPSSSSSASATAVLNDENLLYEVLKHVDARTLGAAACVSRQWHRTAQDERLWELICTRHWANIGCGSNQLRLVVLALGGFRCLHSNYLLPLSKPSISVATSSSSSTVAAATSSSAWPCLPPPPPRAIVPAKSTTVKTRWGKDEIQLSLSLLSIRYFEKLNYNNRSI from the coding sequence ATGCTCAAGAGATCATTACCTGTTGATCATTTTCACCATCGGAAGAACATGAACAACaagaagatcaagccatcttccTCCTCTTCCGCCAGCGCCACCGCTGTTCTCAATGACGAAAATTTGCTGTATGAGGTGTTGAAGCATGTCGATGCAAGGACGTTAGGCGCGGCGGCGTGCGTCAGTCGGCAGTGGCACCGGACGGCTCAGGATGAGAGGCTATGGGAGCTGATCTGCACCAGACACTGGGCGAATATCGGATGCGGTAGTAACCAGCTCCGTTTGGTGGTCCTTGCACTCGGTGGCTTCCGATGTCTCCATTCTAATTACTTATTGCCGTTATCTAAGCCTTCCATTTCCGTCGCAACTTCATCGTCTTCTTCCACCGTCGCCGCCGCGACATCATCGTCTGCGTGGCCGTgtctaccaccacctccaccgcgTGCGATCGTTCCGGCGAAATCTACCACCGTGAAAACTCGTTGGGGAAAAGACGAGATCCAGCTCTCTCTGTCTCTTCTCTCGATTCGTTACTTTGAAAAGTTAAATTACAATAACCGAAGCATATAA